Part of the uncultured Cohaesibacter sp. genome is shown below.
GAGCCAGTCCGGAACTGCCAATGATCTACAGTGATGAGATCACGATCCGCGTCATGCTCCGGATATTGCTCGATAATGCCATCAACGCCATAGGGGAGAATGGCGCTACCGCTCGTTCGGTTGGCGTCATATCGCGCGTTGGTGCCGACAGAATGGTTGAAGTCTGCATTCAGGATTCCGGTCCCGGTATCGACCGGGCCGCCCGAACCAAGGTCTTCGAGCCTTTCTACACTGCCTGGCAATCCAGCCCGCACCACGCCGGTTTGGGATTGGCCATAGCCCGGCAGATTGTGGCTGACTTGCATGGCGACATCGAAATCCGCGAGAGCAACGTACGCGGATCCAACATATGCGTCAGTTTGCCAGCCTGTTAGTTCCCCTACTAGATTGCGAGCATCATGAGCATTCAGTGTCCAACGACGTCGGATGAAGTTATCAAACACGATGAGGGCTTGTGCCCCAAGCCCGTTTTCTGTTCCTTTTATCGCCGCGAACTGGAAACGCTTTACAAGGTCAGCCAGTTGCTCGGCCGTTCGCTGGATCTGCACGACACAGCCCGAGAGGTTCTGCGTCTGCTGCACGAGGAAGGCCGACTGCTCTATGGCATGATCTGCCTGCTCGACAATGACAGCGGTCTGCTGCGGATCATCGACATTCATCAGGACGAAGCGACCTTCACAAAGAATGTCAGCTACATGCCAGGCGAGGGGATTGTCGGCGCGATCCTCAGCGAAAAGAAACTCATCGTGGTGCCGCGCATCGCCGAAGAACCGCGTTTTCTTGATCGTCTTGGCGTCTATGATCCGAACCGGCCTTTTATTGGCGCGCCAATCTTTCTGGGCTCCAACGAACCGGTGGGAGTCTTCGCTGCCCAGCCTTTCTTTGCCGACAAGTTTCTGGAAGACAATGCCAAGCTGATGCAGATGATCGCCTCGTTGATCGGACAGGCCATTCTGCTGTCCAAGGCTGTTCAGGAAGAACAGGACAAGCTGCGCGAAGAACGCGACAGCCTGCGCCGTCGGGTCAAGCGCCAGCACGGCTTCGAGAATATCATTGGTGAAACCGATGCCATGCGGCTGGTGTTCGATCAGGTGCGCATGGTGGCGAAATGGAACACCACCGTGCTGATCCGTGGCGAAAGCGGCACCGGCAAGGAGCTGATTGCCAACGCCATTCACTATAACTCGCCGCGTGCCACCGCGCCCTATCTCAAACTCAACTGCGCAGCCCTGCCAGACAATCTTCTGGAATCGGAACTGTTCGGCCATGAGAAAGGGGCTTTCACCGGTGCCGTTTCCCTGCGCAAGGGGCGCTTCGAGCAGGCCGACGGCGGCACACTGTTTCTCGATGAAATCGGTGAAATCACGCCCGCCTTCCAGTCCAAGCTGCTGCGGGTGCTGCAGGAAGGCGAGTTCGAGCGTGTCGGTGGCAACAAGACCCACAAGGTTGACGTGCGCATCATCGCAGCCACCAACAAGGATCTGGAAGCCGCAGTGGAAGCGGGTACTTTCAGAGAAGATCTCTACT
Proteins encoded:
- the nifA gene encoding nif-specific transcriptional activator NifA; translation: MSIQCPTTSDEVIKHDEGLCPKPVFCSFYRRELETLYKVSQLLGRSLDLHDTAREVLRLLHEEGRLLYGMICLLDNDSGLLRIIDIHQDEATFTKNVSYMPGEGIVGAILSEKKLIVVPRIAEEPRFLDRLGVYDPNRPFIGAPIFLGSNEPVGVFAAQPFFADKFLEDNAKLMQMIASLIGQAILLSKAVQEEQDKLREERDSLRRRVKRQHGFENIIGETDAMRLVFDQVRMVAKWNTTVLIRGESGTGKELIANAIHYNSPRATAPYLKLNCAALPDNLLESELFGHEKGAFTGAVSLRKGRFEQADGGTLFLDEIGEITPAFQSKLLRVLQEGEFERVGGNKTHKVDVRIIAATNKDLEAAVEAGTFREDLYYRLNVMAINMPSLRERMDDIPELGRFLIGKIGQQQGRTLILKDSAVRLLMRHSWPGNVRELENCLERASVMSPDGVIDRDVVSLSGLPEKTLVGVPAQPLPPILKIPQFAAEEPAEDNAWQDETLDERERVIAALEEAGWVQAKAARLLDMTPRQIAYRIKILGISVRRI